The following proteins are co-located in the Deinococcus detaillensis genome:
- a CDS encoding GntR family transcriptional regulator → MKMPAHLSSPVPSALAAALPSAAGLSSSPRYMQVAGALQAAIERGEYPAGSALPAERELAARLGVSRVTVRQATLKLAERGLVVRRHGSGTFVAASGPERIQHPLSRLTSFTEDMHSRGLSAGGQVLSFGAGHPNPQEAMQLGLSPGQRVYRVRRLRTAGGEALAVEESILSAERLGLLSAADVQDVSLYALMQQRGAAPVRALRQLRAVNADQELAELLGVPLGAALLSTERVAWDAAGRAVELARASYRGDRYDFVMELRE, encoded by the coding sequence ATGAAGATGCCCGCCCACCTTTCTTCTCCAGTGCCCTCCGCGCTTGCAGCGGCCTTGCCGAGCGCGGCGGGGCTGTCGTCGAGCCCGCGCTACATGCAGGTGGCCGGAGCGCTGCAAGCCGCCATCGAGCGCGGCGAGTACCCTGCTGGAAGCGCCCTGCCCGCCGAGCGCGAATTGGCCGCGAGGCTGGGAGTCTCGCGGGTCACAGTGCGCCAAGCCACCCTCAAGCTGGCCGAGCGCGGCTTGGTGGTGCGGCGGCACGGCAGCGGCACCTTTGTGGCGGCCAGCGGGCCTGAGCGCATTCAGCATCCCTTATCGCGCCTGACCAGTTTCACCGAAGACATGCACTCACGCGGCCTGAGCGCGGGCGGGCAGGTGCTGAGTTTTGGCGCGGGCCACCCCAACCCGCAAGAAGCCATGCAGCTCGGCCTCTCGCCGGGTCAGCGGGTCTACCGGGTGCGGCGGCTGCGCACGGCTGGCGGGGAAGCGCTGGCCGTCGAGGAAAGCATTCTGAGCGCCGAGCGGCTGGGCCTTCTCAGCGCCGCCGACGTGCAGGACGTGAGTTTATATGCCCTGATGCAGCAGCGCGGCGCGGCTCCGGTGCGTGCTCTGCGGCAACTGCGGGCCGTCAACGCCGATCAGGAGTTGGCCGAGCTGCTGGGCGTGCCTTTGGGCGCGGCGCTGCTGTCCACCGAGCGGGTGGCCTGGGACGCGGCGGGAAGAGCGGTGGAACTGGCCCGCGCCTCTTACCGGGGTGACCGCTACGACTTCGTGATGGAGCTGCGGGAGTGA
- a CDS encoding carboxylesterase/lipase family protein yields the protein MRVHVQTLLGFFALLGGFTHAQESAPPSSPQAAPQTAPLTPQTVPTRPESAQPADNLALPDPDTIIQASVTSGLLGGREVAGVNQFLGVPYAAPPLGDLRWKAPQPMPAWPGRRDASRPGDICIQRPNAITGNPDRTLSGSEDCLYLNVYAPLNAAAPEKNAAPKNTAAPVMVWIHGGSFDTGTGSIYDGSVLAREYGVVVITLNYRLGPLGFLAAPALGPEGTGNYGLMDIQAALRWVQSNAAAFGGDPHNVTAFGESAGGIALCGLLTSPLSQGLFQKAILQSGPCAAGINTAPLTQALDIGARYTQDLGCPNTPAGAECLRGKTSTELMNVTVPGSRAPNAVALPPIYGDAVLPTSPYQAYQTGLFTHVPVLIGTNHDEGTLFTAYLAGADRAMSTPLYWGLLTVLNPPKVLTLIKEYPDTLRPTTGLTAAAVVTDGLFACPVASVTGQLSRFVPTYAYEFSDPQAVSQLSPTRSVPSLGAYHASELIYVFGTALSGLADPADFTPVQRQLSKQMQQYWTNFARTGNPSGAEPSTKLTPWAATTPQRPNWLTLAPQGNIQSGDFLAQHHCAFWDELDGR from the coding sequence ATGCGAGTGCACGTCCAAACTTTACTTGGTTTTTTTGCTCTGCTGGGCGGCTTCACCCACGCTCAGGAGTCGGCTCCACCCTCCTCACCTCAGGCGGCACCCCAGACTGCGCCGCTCACCCCACAAACCGTACCAACTCGACCTGAATCTGCCCAACCAGCAGACAATCTGGCGCTTCCCGATCCCGACACCATCATTCAGGCGAGTGTGACCTCAGGACTGCTTGGCGGGCGCGAAGTGGCGGGCGTCAATCAATTTCTGGGCGTGCCTTACGCTGCGCCGCCACTGGGCGACCTGCGCTGGAAAGCCCCGCAGCCCATGCCCGCTTGGCCCGGACGGCGCGACGCTTCACGCCCCGGCGACATCTGTATTCAGCGGCCCAATGCCATCACAGGCAATCCTGACCGGACGCTGAGCGGCAGCGAGGACTGTTTGTATCTCAACGTGTACGCGCCACTCAACGCCGCTGCACCTGAAAAGAATGCCGCGCCTAAAAATACCGCCGCGCCGGTGATGGTCTGGATTCACGGCGGCTCGTTTGACACCGGCACCGGCAGTATCTACGACGGCTCGGTGCTGGCCCGTGAGTACGGGGTGGTGGTCATCACGCTCAATTACCGTCTCGGGCCGCTGGGCTTTCTGGCCGCGCCCGCGCTCGGCCCGGAAGGAACCGGCAATTACGGCCTGATGGATATTCAGGCGGCGCTGCGGTGGGTGCAGAGCAACGCGGCGGCTTTCGGCGGCGACCCGCACAATGTCACCGCTTTCGGCGAATCGGCGGGCGGCATTGCGCTGTGCGGCTTACTGACTTCACCTTTGTCGCAGGGCCTGTTTCAAAAAGCCATTTTGCAAAGCGGCCCCTGCGCGGCGGGCATCAACACCGCGCCGCTCACCCAAGCGCTGGACATCGGCGCACGCTACACCCAAGACTTGGGCTGTCCCAACACCCCCGCCGGAGCCGAGTGCTTGCGCGGCAAAACCAGCACCGAGCTGATGAACGTCACGGTGCCGGGCAGCCGTGCGCCCAACGCGGTGGCGCTGCCGCCCATCTACGGCGACGCCGTATTGCCCACCTCGCCTTATCAGGCGTACCAAACCGGCCTGTTTACGCACGTTCCGGTGCTGATCGGCACCAACCATGATGAGGGCACCCTATTCACCGCTTATCTGGCCGGCGCAGACCGGGCCATGAGCACGCCGCTGTACTGGGGGCTGCTGACGGTACTCAACCCGCCCAAAGTCCTGACCCTGATCAAAGAATATCCAGACACACTACGCCCGACCACCGGCTTGACCGCCGCCGCCGTCGTCACCGATGGCCTGTTTGCCTGCCCGGTGGCCAGTGTGACCGGGCAGCTCAGCCGCTTCGTGCCGACTTACGCTTACGAATTCAGCGATCCGCAGGCCGTGAGTCAGCTCAGTCCCACCCGCAGCGTGCCGAGCTTGGGCGCTTACCACGCCTCCGAGCTGATTTACGTGTTCGGCACGGCGCTCAGCGGGCTGGCCGACCCCGCCGACTTCACGCCAGTTCAGCGCCAACTCTCTAAGCAGATGCAGCAGTATTGGACAAATTTTGCCAGGACCGGCAATCCCAGCGGCGCGGAGCCCTCGACAAAACTGACCCCATGGGCGGCCACCACGCCGCAGCGTCCCAACTGGTTGACGCTCGCGCCGCAGGGCAACATACAGAGCGGCGACTTTCTGGCCCAGCATCACTGCGCTTTTTGGGATGAGCTGGACGGACGGTAA
- a CDS encoding S8 family peptidase: MELLLRENPQYVIVFESATGDNETVLARVLNVAELAGPAAQGRTSRTILQQRNGVHARVYSRLAVAVANLTPQQVDELLAAPEVRTVARNQRRHLPPLVLPDSVGQSALLTGTLPASSPVNRALEQIGLDPARQTVTGKNIKVAVIDTGLDLTHPDFAVLPGNSQSFVPGEPDVQDQNGHGTHCAGVIAGKAVSAGGFRYSVAPDTELLIAKVLDQYGHGYDDQILDAIDWATDQGADILSMSLGSARQVGQPYSDPYERVASTLLSQGILLIAAAGNESQRPALIAPVGNPAACPSILAVAAVDGRDQPAFFSCGAVDAVGSVEVAAPGVGVYSAWVGGGYKRISGTSMATPHVAGVAALYMQQFPELSGQTLWDSLKQHARQVAAPATDVGAGVVQVPPPQV; this comes from the coding sequence ATGGAACTCTTGCTGCGCGAAAATCCTCAATACGTGATCGTGTTCGAGTCGGCGACTGGCGACAATGAAACCGTGCTGGCCCGCGTGCTGAACGTGGCTGAGTTGGCTGGCCCCGCCGCGCAAGGCCGCACCTCGCGCACCATTTTGCAGCAGCGCAACGGTGTTCACGCCCGCGTGTATTCGCGCTTGGCGGTGGCGGTAGCCAATCTGACGCCGCAGCAAGTAGACGAATTGCTGGCCGCGCCCGAGGTGCGGACGGTGGCCCGCAATCAGCGCCGCCACTTGCCGCCGCTGGTGCTTCCGGATTCAGTTGGCCAGTCTGCGCTGCTTACCGGTACGCTGCCTGCTTCTTCACCTGTCAACCGCGCTTTAGAGCAGATCGGCCTCGACCCCGCTCGGCAAACCGTGACCGGCAAAAATATCAAGGTGGCGGTGATCGACACCGGCCTCGATTTGACGCATCCCGACTTTGCTGTGCTGCCCGGCAACAGCCAGAGCTTTGTGCCGGGCGAACCGGACGTGCAAGACCAAAACGGACACGGAACCCACTGCGCGGGCGTGATCGCGGGCAAGGCGGTGTCGGCAGGCGGCTTTCGCTACTCGGTGGCTCCAGACACCGAACTGCTGATCGCCAAAGTCCTCGATCAGTACGGTCATGGCTACGACGATCAGATTCTGGACGCGATCGACTGGGCCACCGATCAGGGCGCGGACATTTTATCTATGAGCCTCGGCAGCGCCCGGCAAGTCGGACAGCCTTACAGCGACCCCTACGAGCGGGTGGCGTCCACGCTGCTTTCGCAGGGCATTTTGCTAATCGCAGCGGCGGGCAACGAGAGCCAGCGCCCGGCTTTGATCGCTCCGGTGGGCAATCCGGCGGCCTGTCCGTCTATTTTGGCAGTGGCGGCGGTGGATGGCCGCGACCAACCGGCATTCTTCAGTTGCGGAGCGGTGGACGCCGTCGGCAGTGTGGAAGTGGCCGCGCCGGGCGTCGGCGTGTACTCGGCGTGGGTTGGCGGCGGTTACAAGCGGATTTCCGGCACCAGTATGGCGACGCCGCACGTCGCGGGAGTGGCGGCGCTTTATATGCAGCAGTTTCCTGAGCTTTCGGGCCAAACGTTGTGGGATAGCCTCAAACAGCACGCCCGTCAGGTCGCCGCGCCCGCCACCGATGTAGGCGCGGGCGTGGTTCAGGTGCCACCCCCACAGGTATGA
- a CDS encoding SDR family oxidoreductase, giving the protein MTNRRVLLTGGTGKLGQRAARELVEEGLRVRILTRQLPSHPDPAYEWAQGDYVSGAGLADAFRNVDTVLHTAHDPQRPKRDLPGVVRLHSYSLAAGTRHFIQVGIVGAARVPGFGYYAAKAQAESMLTESGLPFSIFRAAQFHPFVAELLSGLEGGPLVVVPVGTLQPVDIGEVAAALAQHALRGQPGVEEWVGPQLLTLEYLARQHLRASKKSKPVKALSFPLPVFKAIAGGALTDAQAARGRKTFETWLAETQPA; this is encoded by the coding sequence ATGACCAACCGACGGGTACTTCTAACCGGCGGAACGGGAAAGCTGGGGCAACGGGCGGCGCGTGAACTGGTGGAGGAAGGTCTGAGGGTACGCATCCTGACTCGGCAGCTTCCAAGTCACCCTGATCCCGCTTACGAGTGGGCGCAGGGCGATTACGTCAGCGGCGCGGGCTTGGCGGACGCCTTCAGAAACGTGGACACCGTCCTTCACACCGCCCACGACCCGCAGCGGCCCAAGCGCGATCTGCCGGGGGTGGTGCGGCTCCACAGTTACAGCCTAGCGGCGGGGACGCGCCATTTTATCCAGGTCGGGATTGTGGGCGCGGCGCGGGTGCCGGGGTTTGGCTATTACGCCGCCAAAGCGCAAGCCGAGTCAATGCTGACAGAGAGCGGCTTGCCCTTCTCCATCTTCCGCGCCGCCCAGTTTCATCCGTTCGTGGCCGAGTTGCTCAGCGGCTTAGAAGGCGGGCCACTCGTTGTGGTTCCGGTGGGAACGCTGCAGCCTGTGGACATCGGCGAAGTGGCCGCCGCACTCGCTCAGCACGCCCTCAGAGGTCAACCCGGCGTGGAAGAATGGGTGGGGCCGCAGTTGCTGACCCTAGAATATTTGGCCCGCCAGCACCTCAGAGCCAGCAAAAAATCCAAGCCCGTCAAAGCCTTGAGCTTCCCCCTGCCTGTCTTTAAAGCCATCGCGGGCGGCGCACTCACCGATGCTCAGGCGGCGCGGGGGCGCAAGACATTTGAAACTTGGCTGGCCGAAACACAGCCCGCCTGA
- a CDS encoding N-formylglutamate amidohydrolase, which yields MPDSHRSNLLIVTPHSSGALPPEVLRTMLGADAFDTDKREAFLRRVFLEGDPYTDLIFNVPNAAHLSAPWSRFAADLNRERNDESDNGVLKLFDFARSPLYPSGFSFSPEAREARLRAIWDPFEAGLSAALIGKRLLIVGHSMAPYGPSLGPDTGKPRPGITLMLGTPAEPSFPAAQFTALQNAAEQAFAQVLTGETFTRVAVNDPWSADAISVRHARQSGAAAFGIEVNAGLYLTPDGQVQPQQLARLNAAFEVFADLALAVVG from the coding sequence ATGCCTGATTCGCACCGCTCCAACTTACTGATCGTTACCCCGCATTCGTCCGGAGCGCTGCCGCCAGAGGTGCTGCGAACCATGCTGGGCGCAGACGCTTTTGATACCGACAAGCGCGAAGCCTTTTTACGCCGCGTCTTTTTGGAAGGCGATCCGTATACCGACTTGATTTTCAATGTGCCAAACGCCGCGCACCTGAGTGCGCCCTGGAGCCGCTTTGCCGCCGACCTCAACCGCGAACGAAATGACGAGAGCGACAACGGCGTGCTCAAGCTCTTTGATTTTGCCCGCTCGCCGCTGTATCCATCGGGGTTCAGCTTCTCGCCGGAAGCCAGAGAAGCGCGGCTCAGGGCCATTTGGGATCCTTTTGAAGCGGGCCTGAGCGCGGCGCTGATCGGCAAGCGCCTCCTGATTGTGGGCCACAGCATGGCTCCCTACGGCCCGTCACTGGGGCCAGACACCGGAAAGCCGCGCCCCGGCATCACCTTGATGCTCGGCACGCCCGCCGAACCCTCGTTTCCAGCAGCCCAATTCACGGCCCTTCAAAACGCCGCCGAACAAGCTTTCGCGCAGGTGCTGACCGGCGAGACTTTCACGCGGGTCGCCGTCAATGATCCGTGGAGCGCCGACGCCATCAGCGTGCGCCACGCCCGTCAAAGCGGCGCGGCAGCCTTTGGGATAGAAGTCAACGCGGGTCTTTACCTCACGCCGGACGGTCAGGTGCAGCCTCAGCAGTTGGCGAGGCTCAACGCGGCGTTTGAGGTGTTTGCCGACTTGGCGCTGGCGGTGGTGGGCTAA